One genomic window of Mailhella massiliensis includes the following:
- a CDS encoding hydrogenase iron-sulfur subunit: protein MSVLAGKELRIVGFLCNWCSYGGADTAGTARAVQPTDLRIIRVPCSGRVNPLFVLKALINGADGVLVSGCHPRDCHYSAGNYYARRRLEMLKQFLPVIGINPDRFEYTWVSASEGQRWKDVVTNFTNRIHALGPAPRWEDVPARYDRPEELVESIRPLGCGEHPSLPELKQAIKDALAGGLEGVLGWKQGFDAVHAEPVFMTTPEEVDSLIWGPFNVHNLAVYLPQYKGRKIGVVVKGCDSKGVVELLAEELISREDVKIFGMGCNGTVNVSRVLAKLPEGAKVESFTGKGNRLIVTADGQEYEMTMAEVAQDKCRTCTRPNAVLSDVFVGRPTIEPEEPADGRSPALRFLDSLSLEERMGYWKGQMERCIACHACRGACPMCVCRDHCVSDSRDPAWVTQEDTVQQKLFFQLIHAQHLAGRCTGCTECERACPMDIPVFALKQQFGRMIKKIFSYGAGLDVNATPPLLTYQVEEPTIKERDLA from the coding sequence ATGTCTGTCTTAGCCGGCAAGGAGCTCCGTATCGTAGGTTTTCTGTGTAACTGGTGCTCTTACGGCGGCGCCGACACGGCCGGTACCGCCCGTGCCGTTCAGCCTACCGACCTTCGCATCATCCGCGTTCCCTGCTCGGGCCGCGTGAATCCTCTCTTCGTGCTCAAGGCCCTCATCAACGGGGCCGACGGCGTTCTGGTGTCGGGCTGCCATCCGCGCGACTGCCATTACTCCGCGGGCAACTACTACGCCCGTCGCCGTCTGGAAATGCTCAAGCAGTTTCTGCCCGTCATCGGCATCAACCCCGACCGCTTCGAGTACACCTGGGTTTCCGCCTCCGAAGGTCAGCGCTGGAAGGACGTGGTGACCAACTTCACGAACCGCATCCATGCCCTCGGCCCGGCCCCCCGCTGGGAAGACGTGCCCGCCCGGTACGACAGACCCGAGGAACTCGTGGAGTCCATCCGTCCTCTGGGCTGCGGCGAACATCCCTCCCTGCCCGAACTCAAACAGGCCATCAAGGACGCCCTGGCGGGCGGCCTGGAAGGCGTGCTCGGCTGGAAGCAGGGCTTCGACGCCGTACATGCGGAACCTGTGTTCATGACCACGCCCGAAGAAGTGGATTCCCTCATCTGGGGCCCCTTCAACGTGCACAACCTCGCCGTATATCTGCCCCAGTACAAGGGCCGCAAGATAGGCGTGGTGGTCAAGGGCTGCGACAGCAAGGGCGTTGTGGAACTTCTGGCCGAAGAGCTCATTTCCCGCGAGGATGTGAAGATCTTCGGCATGGGCTGCAACGGCACGGTGAACGTGTCCCGCGTGCTGGCGAAGCTCCCCGAAGGAGCGAAGGTGGAATCCTTCACGGGCAAGGGCAACAGGCTCATCGTCACCGCCGATGGTCAGGAATACGAAATGACCATGGCTGAAGTGGCGCAGGACAAGTGCCGCACCTGCACCAGGCCCAACGCCGTGCTTTCCGACGTGTTTGTGGGCAGACCCACCATCGAGCCCGAGGAACCTGCCGACGGCCGCAGCCCCGCGCTGCGCTTCCTCGACTCCCTGAGCCTTGAGGAACGCATGGGCTACTGGAAGGGCCAGATGGAACGCTGCATCGCCTGCCATGCCTGCCGCGGCGCCTGCCCCATGTGCGTATGCCGCGACCACTGCGTGTCCGATTCGCGCGATCCCGCGTGGGTCACGCAGGAAGACACCGTGCAGCAGAAGCTGTTCTTCCAGCTCATCCACGCCCAGCATCTCGCCGGGCGCTGCACGGGCTGCACCGAATGCGAACGCGCCTGCCCCATGGACATTCCCGTGTTCGCGCTCAAGCAGCAGTTTGGCCGCATGATTAAGAAGATCTTCAGCTACGGCGCGGGCCTTGATGTGAACGCCACGCCTCCGCTGCTCACCTATCAGGTGGAAGAACCGACTATCAAGGAGCGTGATCTGGCATGA
- a CDS encoding FAD/NAD(P)-binding protein has translation MSEHNCGCSKNPYLPEVATVLEVITESPTIKSFRVRFDNEEAWNSFTYQPGQVGQLSVFGVGESTFVINTPPSCRDYLQFSVMRAGEVTTAIHKLQPGDKVGVRAPLGNYFPYEQWKGKNIVFVGGGIGMAPIRTIMLHVMEHASEYGKLSLLYGARSPEDMAFKGDLPGWLESDVLHTTLTIDREAPNWPHRVGMIPNVLKELAPSPDNTIAVLCGPPIMIKFTLAAFRELGFKDENIITTLERRMKCGIGICGRCNLGGKFVCLDGPVFSQAQLNELPPEM, from the coding sequence ATGAGCGAACATAACTGCGGCTGCAGCAAGAATCCTTACCTGCCTGAAGTCGCCACGGTTCTGGAAGTCATCACGGAATCGCCCACCATCAAGTCGTTCCGCGTGCGCTTCGACAATGAGGAAGCCTGGAACAGCTTCACCTACCAGCCCGGTCAGGTGGGGCAGCTTTCCGTGTTCGGCGTGGGCGAATCCACGTTCGTCATCAACACTCCGCCTTCATGCAGGGATTACCTTCAGTTTTCCGTCATGCGCGCAGGCGAGGTGACCACCGCCATCCACAAGCTGCAGCCCGGCGACAAGGTGGGCGTGCGTGCTCCTCTGGGGAACTATTTCCCCTATGAGCAGTGGAAGGGCAAGAACATCGTGTTCGTGGGCGGCGGCATCGGCATGGCGCCCATCCGCACCATCATGCTGCACGTCATGGAGCACGCTTCCGAGTACGGCAAGCTCAGCCTGCTGTACGGCGCGCGTTCTCCCGAAGACATGGCCTTCAAGGGCGACCTGCCCGGTTGGCTGGAGAGCGACGTTCTGCACACCACGCTCACCATCGACCGCGAAGCGCCCAACTGGCCTCACCGCGTGGGCATGATTCCCAACGTGCTCAAGGAACTCGCCCCCAGCCCGGACAACACCATCGCCGTGCTCTGCGGCCCGCCCATCATGATCAAGTTCACGCTGGCGGCGTTCCGCGAACTGGGCTTCAAGGATGAGAACATCATCACCACCCTTGAGCGCCGCATGAAGTGCGGTATCGGCATCTGCGGGCGCTGCAATCTGGGCGGCAAGTTCGTCTGCCTGGACGGTCCCGTGTTCTCGCAGGCTCAGCTCAACGAGCTGCCCCCGGAAATGTAG
- the trmFO gene encoding methylenetetrahydrofolate--tRNA-(uracil(54)-C(5))-methyltransferase (FADH(2)-oxidizing) TrmFO — protein sequence MSTPAFVIIGGGLAGCECAFALARAHLPCTLYEQKPEAFSPAHTSPLLGELVCSNSFRSNDAQGSGVGLLKEEMRDLSSVTMDIAKTCSVPAGKALAVDRELFSRELTRRVEEEPLITLVRRQIPDLDAPELEGKTVIVAAGPLISENLAASLSAVISPEDGPGRLYFYDAIAPIVRADSVDMSIAFRGSRYGNDAPPPYSDDAPFLEKPMETMVDPQAEENGDYLNCPMTRSEYTAFYEALREAERVPAHDFEKEIHFEGCMPIEALADRGDRTLTFGPLKPVGFTDPRTGRRPYALLQLRAENAERTSFNLVGCQTKMTYGAQDRVFRLVPGLAHAEFLRFGSVHRNTYVNAPECLNDDLSLKARPHVHLAGQITGVEGYVESAACGLWLGMLLAARATGRELALPPQTTALGALMNHLRTPSRQFTPSNIHFGLMPELAERTKKKARKAEMADRARIDFAAWREREGI from the coding sequence ATGTCAACGCCCGCTTTCGTCATCATAGGCGGCGGCCTCGCGGGGTGCGAATGCGCCTTCGCTCTTGCCCGCGCCCATCTCCCCTGCACGCTCTATGAACAGAAGCCGGAAGCCTTCTCCCCCGCCCACACCAGCCCGCTGCTCGGAGAACTCGTCTGTTCCAATTCCTTCCGCTCCAACGACGCTCAGGGGTCCGGCGTGGGCCTGCTCAAGGAGGAAATGCGCGATCTGTCCAGCGTGACCATGGATATCGCGAAAACCTGTTCCGTTCCTGCGGGCAAGGCTCTTGCCGTGGACAGGGAGCTGTTCAGCCGGGAACTCACCCGCCGCGTGGAGGAAGAACCCCTCATCACCCTCGTGCGGCGGCAGATACCGGACCTCGACGCGCCGGAACTGGAAGGGAAAACCGTCATCGTGGCCGCAGGGCCGCTCATTTCGGAAAATCTCGCCGCTTCGCTCTCTGCCGTCATCTCTCCCGAAGACGGCCCGGGCCGTCTGTACTTCTACGACGCCATCGCCCCCATCGTACGGGCCGACTCCGTGGATATGAGCATAGCGTTCCGCGGCTCCCGCTACGGCAACGACGCCCCGCCCCCCTACTCCGACGACGCGCCCTTTCTGGAAAAGCCCATGGAAACCATGGTCGATCCCCAGGCCGAGGAAAACGGCGACTACCTGAACTGCCCCATGACGCGCAGCGAATATACGGCCTTCTACGAAGCCCTGCGCGAGGCCGAGCGCGTGCCCGCCCACGACTTTGAAAAGGAAATACACTTCGAAGGCTGCATGCCCATCGAGGCGCTGGCCGACCGCGGCGACCGCACCCTTACCTTCGGGCCGCTCAAGCCCGTGGGCTTCACGGACCCGCGCACGGGCCGCCGCCCCTATGCCCTGCTCCAGCTCAGGGCCGAAAACGCCGAACGTACGTCCTTCAACCTTGTGGGCTGTCAGACGAAAATGACCTACGGCGCGCAGGACAGGGTGTTCCGCCTCGTCCCCGGCCTTGCTCATGCGGAATTTCTGCGTTTCGGCAGCGTGCACCGCAACACCTACGTCAACGCCCCCGAATGCCTGAACGACGACCTTTCGCTGAAGGCGCGTCCCCATGTGCACCTTGCCGGGCAGATAACCGGGGTGGAAGGCTATGTGGAATCCGCAGCCTGCGGCCTGTGGCTGGGCATGCTGCTTGCCGCCCGGGCCACGGGCAGGGAACTCGCCCTTCCCCCGCAGACCACGGCCCTCGGCGCGCTCATGAATCACCTTCGTACGCCCTCCCGGCAGTTCACCCCTTCCAACATTCATTTCGGCCTCATGCCGGAGCTGGCCGAACGCACGAAGAAGAAGGCCCGCAAGGCGGAAATGGCCGACCGTGCCCGTATCGACTTTGCGGCATGGCGTGAACGCGAAGGCATCTGA
- a CDS encoding C40 family peptidase, whose protein sequence is MFPRSRTFSLFLCAGAASLCLCACQPKKGGEILPAPQTQPASSASTEGILPGPHSPVVYRTNLCPTVMSLGEDVADIARQHIGIRYRSGGASPKSGFDCSGFVYWVFSKYGVTVPRDSVRQSRAGHAVDREDLLPGDIIIFRIANTPNGRHSAIYLGDGRFIHSPSAGSSVRIEKLNASYWNRHYLTARRVLEAPPCDLDLSLIPDVADAVIADMPS, encoded by the coding sequence ATGTTCCCACGTTCCCGCACTTTCTCTCTCTTTCTCTGCGCCGGAGCGGCGTCTCTTTGTCTGTGCGCCTGCCAGCCCAAAAAGGGCGGAGAAATTCTTCCCGCTCCTCAGACACAGCCCGCATCCTCCGCTTCCACGGAAGGAATACTGCCCGGCCCCCATTCCCCGGTCGTGTACCGTACCAATCTCTGCCCTACCGTCATGAGTCTCGGGGAAGACGTGGCCGACATTGCCCGGCAACATATCGGCATTCGCTACCGGTCCGGCGGAGCCTCCCCCAAGTCCGGTTTCGACTGTTCCGGCTTCGTGTACTGGGTGTTCTCCAAATACGGTGTTACTGTGCCGCGCGATTCGGTGCGGCAGTCCCGTGCCGGGCATGCGGTAGACAGAGAGGACCTTCTGCCCGGCGACATCATCATCTTCCGCATCGCCAATACGCCCAACGGCAGGCATTCCGCCATCTACCTCGGCGACGGGCGCTTCATCCACAGTCCTTCCGCCGGTTCCTCCGTCCGCATCGAAAAGCTGAACGCCTCCTACTGGAACCGTCACTATCTTACGGCCCGCCGCGTGCTTGAAGCCCCGCCCTGCGACCTCGACCTTTCCCTCATTCCCGATGTCGCCGACGCCGTCATCGCGGACATGCCCTCCTGA
- a CDS encoding 4Fe-4S dicluster domain-containing protein, whose translation MSSLLFATPKELTGWLSHLASGYRVLAPRKEGPSVVYRPHTAEELASADVDALLRRATASPKQAMLPQCETLVTFKSVKNEEDPSKLTTTLENPCQAEPTVLFGCRPCDARGFVVLDRPYLEGKFKDPYYGARRKATVIVTQACPTAFSSCFCNWVGSHPSDKEGSDVFFTAVEGGFVLEAVTEKGASLLEGAGFADAADRVADVEAAHVAAAASLPAPSTLTHVAEKVASRFTDTAFWEKETVKCLSCGACTYLCPTCQCFTITDEGSQLDGRRLRSWDSCMSPLFTLETSGHNPRPSKADRMRNRVSHKFSFYPERYDGFFSCVGCGRCVVSCPVSLDIRHMVKAAVEGATIEIKEEAAPAPAEAPAPEAAAVEVPVEAAAAEKAAAPTPVEAPAPAEAAPEAAAEEVAVAEAPAEAPAAEVVEAPKAQVKASAPKAAPKTSRSSKSKAKKR comes from the coding sequence ATGAGCAGTCTCCTTTTCGCAACACCGAAAGAGCTGACGGGCTGGCTTTCCCACCTGGCCTCAGGCTATCGCGTGCTGGCTCCCCGCAAGGAAGGCCCCAGCGTGGTCTATCGCCCGCATACGGCGGAAGAACTCGCCTCCGCCGATGTGGATGCGCTGCTTCGCCGCGCCACGGCTTCTCCCAAGCAGGCCATGCTGCCCCAGTGTGAAACGCTGGTGACCTTCAAGTCCGTGAAGAACGAGGAAGACCCCTCGAAGCTGACCACCACGCTGGAAAATCCCTGTCAGGCCGAACCCACGGTACTTTTCGGCTGCCGCCCCTGCGACGCGCGCGGCTTCGTGGTGCTCGACCGCCCCTACCTGGAAGGAAAGTTCAAGGACCCGTACTACGGCGCCCGCCGCAAGGCCACCGTCATCGTGACGCAGGCCTGTCCCACGGCCTTCTCTTCCTGTTTCTGCAACTGGGTGGGGAGCCATCCTTCCGATAAGGAAGGTTCCGACGTCTTCTTCACCGCCGTGGAAGGCGGCTTCGTGCTGGAAGCGGTGACGGAAAAGGGCGCCTCCCTGCTGGAAGGCGCGGGCTTTGCCGACGCTGCCGACAGGGTCGCCGATGTGGAAGCTGCTCATGTCGCCGCAGCAGCCTCCCTGCCTGCGCCCTCCACGCTGACCCATGTGGCCGAAAAGGTGGCTTCCCGCTTCACCGATACGGCCTTCTGGGAAAAGGAAACGGTCAAGTGCCTTTCCTGCGGCGCGTGCACCTACCTGTGCCCCACCTGCCAGTGCTTCACCATTACCGATGAAGGCTCGCAGCTGGACGGCCGCCGCCTGCGCAGCTGGGATTCCTGCATGTCTCCGCTCTTTACGCTGGAGACGAGCGGGCACAATCCCCGTCCGAGCAAGGCCGACCGTATGCGCAACCGCGTCAGCCACAAGTTCAGCTTCTACCCTGAACGCTACGACGGCTTCTTCTCCTGCGTGGGCTGCGGCCGCTGCGTGGTGAGCTGCCCCGTGTCGCTGGATATCCGGCACATGGTGAAGGCCGCCGTGGAAGGCGCGACCATCGAAATCAAGGAAGAAGCGGCTCCCGCTCCTGCGGAAGCCCCTGCGCCCGAAGCTGCCGCGGTGGAAGTCCCCGTGGAAGCTGCGGCTGCGGAAAAGGCCGCTGCGCCCACCCCGGTGGAAGCTCCCGCCCCTGCGGAAGCCGCTCCCGAAGCTGCGGCGGAAGAAGTCGCCGTGGCGGAAGCGCCTGCCGAAGCTCCGGCTGCGGAAGTCGTCGAAGCCCCCAAGGCTCAGGTCAAGGCATCCGCGCCGAAAGCCGCGCCGAAGACTTCCCGTTCTTCCAAAAGCAAGGCCAAGAAGAGGTAA
- a CDS encoding magnesium transporter CorA family protein, giving the protein MDIRHSYLNISDGVWLDHKTEETAVAWHDIRLKEESEQEREALADVLRGMGVEEEAVTACTIPVRFPSVDVSRSCLFLRFPQRSRWNGEEAFYVMLLCVKNAVFSIGPDQSPLFDRARQRLENGNQPAEFSSQALLLFILDVCTDISTLQYMAARSAVENLADRIDDEPDNIRQEELIALRRRVARLYSQFEDQHYCMAALQSIQAQNLPLQHLKTELRDIMESQNHVVRSQDQLEIRLRDLHNDCLLHAQRKTDYRLRVLTVLTSLCMPLSVIAGIYGMNFHFMPELDWEYGYFAVLGIMFFITVSLLLFFFKKGWFK; this is encoded by the coding sequence ATGGACATACGACACTCCTATCTGAACATATCCGACGGCGTATGGCTTGACCACAAAACGGAGGAGACGGCCGTTGCCTGGCATGATATCCGCCTGAAGGAGGAATCGGAACAGGAACGCGAGGCCCTCGCCGACGTCCTTCGCGGCATGGGAGTGGAGGAGGAAGCCGTTACCGCCTGCACCATTCCCGTCCGCTTTCCTTCCGTGGATGTCAGCCGCAGCTGCCTTTTTCTCCGCTTTCCCCAACGTTCCCGCTGGAACGGCGAAGAGGCCTTCTACGTCATGCTTCTGTGCGTGAAGAACGCCGTGTTCAGCATCGGGCCCGATCAGTCCCCGCTGTTCGACAGGGCGCGCCAGAGGCTGGAAAACGGCAACCAGCCTGCGGAGTTTTCCAGTCAGGCTCTTCTGCTGTTCATTCTGGACGTCTGCACGGACATCAGCACCCTCCAGTACATGGCCGCCCGTTCGGCAGTGGAAAATCTGGCCGACCGTATCGACGACGAGCCGGACAACATACGACAGGAGGAACTCATCGCCCTCCGCCGCCGTGTGGCGCGCCTGTATTCGCAGTTCGAAGATCAGCATTACTGCATGGCTGCCCTGCAGAGCATACAGGCGCAGAATCTTCCCCTCCAGCACCTGAAGACGGAACTGCGCGACATCATGGAAAGCCAGAATCATGTGGTACGCAGCCAGGATCAGCTGGAAATACGGCTGCGCGATCTGCACAACGACTGCCTGCTCCACGCTCAGAGAAAAACGGATTACAGGCTGCGCGTACTCACGGTGCTCACCTCGCTCTGCATGCCGCTCAGCGTCATTGCGGGCATTTACGGCATGAATTTTCACTTCATGCCGGAACTGGACTGGGAATACGGCTACTTTGCAGTGCTCGGAATCATGTTTTTCATCACCGTGTCGCTGCTGCTGTTCTTCTTCAAAAAAGGCTGGTTCAAGTAG